One Candidatus Omnitrophota bacterium DNA window includes the following coding sequences:
- a CDS encoding DUF1015 domain-containing protein, whose protein sequence is MPSIRPFKAIIYNKKKVKDFTKVVAPPYDVIPPAMQSALYKKHENNIVRLILGKIKKSDDVSSNRYTRAKEFFDAWLNKDILIEDDGEAIYIYSQKYKYDGKIIERIGFISALKLELSDKKAVLPHENTLQAPKADRLNLMRSVSANLSPVFMLYQDDKDEVGAILKKVMKATKPFIDISIDGIRNRAWKISRSDAIEKIERFMTDKNVFIADGHHRYETAINYANETGSENSKYTLAYFCKLDDDSLTILPTHRLIKDIGKLTKNDILEKLNRYFIVEEYPSAKKCISRPKELRDYHAFGMYMGGKKFYCLKLNKENAARTFMGEGSQDWKSLDVAILHKFIIQNVLDIRDEDDNIEFVKDADEALTLAGKGKFKIAFLLNPTKVSQMKKVAEHGEKMPRKATYFYPKPLSGLVIRKI, encoded by the coding sequence GTGCCATCGATAAGACCGTTTAAAGCAATTATATATAATAAGAAGAAGGTAAAGGATTTTACTAAGGTGGTGGCGCCGCCTTATGATGTCATCCCGCCGGCAATGCAATCCGCGCTTTATAAGAAGCATGAGAATAATATCGTAAGGCTAATTCTGGGAAAGATAAAAAAGTCTGACGATGTGTCTAGTAACAGATACACGCGCGCAAAAGAATTTTTTGATGCATGGCTCAATAAAGATATCCTCATTGAAGATGATGGAGAAGCAATATACATATATTCGCAAAAGTACAAATATGACGGCAAGATAATCGAGAGAATAGGCTTTATAAGCGCGCTAAAGCTTGAGCTCTCTGACAAAAAAGCTGTACTGCCTCATGAAAACACCCTTCAGGCGCCTAAGGCAGACAGATTGAATCTCATGAGAAGCGTCTCGGCGAACTTGAGCCCGGTATTTATGCTATATCAGGACGATAAAGACGAAGTCGGCGCTATATTAAAAAAAGTTATGAAGGCTACGAAGCCTTTTATAGATATCAGTATAGACGGTATCCGTAATAGAGCTTGGAAGATATCGCGCTCAGACGCCATAGAAAAGATAGAGCGTTTTATGACAGATAAAAACGTATTTATCGCCGACGGGCATCACCGTTATGAGACCGCGATAAATTATGCCAATGAGACAGGCAGTGAAAATTCAAAATACACATTAGCGTACTTCTGCAAGCTCGATGACGATTCCCTCACAATATTACCCACCCATCGATTAATAAAAGATATAGGCAAATTAACAAAAAACGATATATTGGAAAAATTAAACAGATATTTTATTGTCGAGGAATACCCTTCCGCCAAAAAATGTATTTCCAGGCCCAAGGAGCTCAGGGATTACCATGCTTTTGGAATGTATATGGGCGGCAAAAAGTTCTATTGTTTAAAATTAAACAAAGAGAACGCGGCAAGGACCTTTATGGGAGAAGGTTCGCAAGATTGGAAGAGCCTGGACGTGGCGATATTGCACAAGTTTATCATACAAAATGTGTTGGATATTCGCGATGAAGATGATAATATAGAGTTTGTCAAAGATGCGGATGAGGCGCTTACCTTAGCAGGCAAGGGAAAGTTTAAAATAGCTTTCCTGCTTAATCCTACAAAAGTTTCGCAGATGAAGAAGGTGGCCGAACACGGGGAAAAGATGCCCAGAAAGGCCACATATTTTTATCCTAAGCCGCTGTCGGGGCTTGTTATCAGAAAAATTTAG
- a CDS encoding VanZ family protein: MFKRVGVLLWFWTPVFLWMGIIFYASSIVSDQMPKFDIRNIDKLFHLVEYLVLGFLLARAFVHSSVKPNYKLIFIAAVAIALLYGASDEIHQRFVSGRSCDIIDLLSDLIGSAIGAGLSLYKERVKSAIDKTV, encoded by the coding sequence GTGTTCAAAAGAGTAGGCGTATTGCTATGGTTCTGGACCCCTGTCTTTCTATGGATGGGGATAATTTTTTACGCTTCTTCTATCGTATCCGACCAGATGCCGAAGTTTGATATACGGAACATAGATAAGTTATTTCATCTTGTAGAATATCTTGTCTTAGGCTTCCTTCTTGCCAGGGCATTCGTCCATTCTTCAGTCAAACCTAACTATAAATTAATCTTTATCGCGGCAGTCGCGATAGCTTTGTTATACGGGGCCTCGGATGAGATTCATCAGCGTTTTGTTTCCGGCAGGAGTTGCGATATAATAGATTTATTATCCGATCTTATAGGATCCGCTATCGGCGCCGGGTTATCTTTATATAAAGAAAGGGTTAAAAGTGCCATCGATAAGACCGTTTAA
- a CDS encoding zinc ribbon domain-containing protein, with protein MPTYEYSCDKCKKNFDLFQNMKDEPIKKCPKCGGKVHRLIGGGSGIIFKGTGFYETDYKKKKGHPHSDACKHCPSNKGKSCSKE; from the coding sequence ATGCCGACATACGAATATTCATGTGACAAATGTAAAAAGAATTTTGACCTGTTCCAGAATATGAAAGATGAGCCTATAAAAAAGTGCCCGAAGTGCGGCGGTAAGGTGCACCGGCTCATAGGAGGAGGTTCGGGGATAATATTTAAGGGCACAGGTTTTTACGAGACGGATTATAAGAAAAAGAAGGGCCATCCACATTCGGACGCCTGTAAACACTGCCCGTCGAATAAAGGTAAGTCGTGTTCAAAAGAGTAG
- the dnaJ gene encoding molecular chaperone DnaJ, translating to MTTKRDYYDILGLSRSATADEIKKAYRNLALKYHPDRVGADKKKEAEEKFKEMSEAYEVLMDPNKKATYDQYGHAGVDSSFKGGGFDFNQDFHHFDDLRDWGVNLNDILQGFGFGGDIFGAGFGGAGRRGGPQRGHDLEYKIEINFEDAAFGGKKTISIPRFESCEECGGTGAKPGSKQERCPACGGRGQVSSSNGFFNIVRTCDKCAGEGVITKTPCQECSGRGRIRAKKEIEVNIPAGVDSGSRLRLQGQGEAGEKGGRRGDLYLVIHVKPHEIFERHESDVYCEVPVEFVVAVLGGEVEVPTLEGKIKMKIPAGTQSGKVFRLRGRGIARLHDYGRGDQLVKMQVDVPTDLTAEQKRLLKEFAKVSDKHPGPLGQSFMEKMRRMLK from the coding sequence ATGACTACTAAAAGAGACTACTATGACATACTCGGCTTGAGCAGGTCCGCCACGGCCGATGAGATAAAGAAAGCTTACAGAAATCTCGCCTTAAAGTACCATCCGGACAGGGTAGGCGCCGACAAGAAGAAGGAAGCGGAAGAGAAGTTTAAGGAGATGTCGGAAGCGTACGAAGTCCTGATGGACCCCAATAAGAAGGCTACGTACGATCAATACGGCCACGCCGGTGTGGATAGTTCCTTTAAGGGTGGCGGTTTCGACTTTAATCAGGACTTCCACCATTTTGATGACCTGCGTGACTGGGGTGTCAATTTAAATGACATACTTCAGGGATTCGGTTTTGGCGGCGACATATTCGGCGCAGGCTTCGGCGGCGCTGGAAGGCGTGGGGGGCCTCAGCGTGGTCACGACCTTGAATATAAGATAGAGATAAATTTTGAAGACGCCGCTTTTGGCGGGAAGAAGACTATATCTATACCTCGATTTGAGTCCTGCGAAGAATGTGGTGGTACAGGGGCCAAGCCCGGTTCGAAACAGGAAAGGTGCCCTGCCTGCGGAGGGCGTGGGCAGGTAAGCTCATCAAATGGTTTCTTTAATATAGTAAGAACCTGCGATAAATGCGCCGGTGAAGGAGTTATAACAAAGACACCCTGTCAGGAGTGCAGCGGTAGGGGGCGTATAAGGGCCAAAAAAGAGATAGAGGTAAATATACCGGCTGGCGTAGATTCCGGTTCGCGCCTAAGGCTTCAGGGCCAGGGCGAAGCGGGAGAAAAAGGCGGACGCCGCGGCGATCTATATCTTGTCATACATGTTAAGCCGCATGAAATATTTGAAAGGCACGAATCTGACGTATATTGTGAAGTCCCTGTGGAGTTCGTCGTCGCCGTGCTTGGCGGGGAAGTAGAGGTCCCGACGCTTGAGGGTAAGATAAAGATGAAGATACCCGCCGGCACCCAGAGTGGAAAAGTATTCAGGTTAAGAGGAAGAGGAATAGCTCGCCTGCATGATTATGGCAGGGGCGATCAGCTGGTAAAAATGCAGGTAGATGTACCGACAGATTTGACTGCGGAGCAGAAGAGGCTGTTGAAAGAATTTGCCAAGGTATCGGACAAACATCCGGGGCCGTTAGGGCAGTCATTTATGGAAAAGATGAGGAGGATGCTCAAATAA
- a CDS encoding type II toxin-antitoxin system RelE/ParE family toxin, with product MKYSIKIVSKAEKDLDTITMHDFDAIKKKILALSENPRPFGCKKLTADEGYRLRSGDFRIVYRIDDKAREVIIYRIKHRKDVYR from the coding sequence ATGAAATATAGCATCAAGATAGTTTCAAAGGCCGAAAAAGACCTCGATACTATTACAATGCATGATTTTGATGCTATCAAGAAGAAAATATTGGCACTGTCGGAAAATCCCAGGCCTTTTGGGTGTAAAAAATTAACCGCTGACGAAGGTTACAGGCTTCGGTCAGGAGATTTCAGAATAGTATATCGCATAGATGATAAGGCAAGAGAAGTAATTATTTATAGAATAAAACATCGCAAAGATGTTTATCGATAG
- the dnaK gene encoding molecular chaperone DnaK codes for MAKVIGIDLGTSNSAAAHMEAGRPVIIPSAEGAGVASGKAFPSFVAFTKDGQKLVGEPARRQASINPEGTVFAAKRKMGTDFKYKVYGKEYTPQQISAFILAKIKQDAENYLGDTVNEAVITCPAYFNDNQRQATKDAGEIAGLKVLRIINEPTAACLAYGIDKAGKEQKIMVFDLGGGTLDVTVLEMGWDDEHKAATFEVISTSGDTQLGGTDMDNTLVDYITKEFKKDTGIDLKNDKMAMQRVREAAEKAKVELSSTMSTDLNLPFITADQSGPKHLTTSLNRAKLEELISPIIDRCKHPMELALSDAKITAKNVDKVILVGGPTRMPIVQKFVEDYVGKKIERGVDPMECVALGAAIQAAIMTGEAKDVLLLDVTPLSLGIETLGGVCTRLIERNSTIPTQKKQVFSTAADNQTAVTIRVLQGERKMADDNVELGRFDLVGIPPAPRGIPQIEVSFDINQDGIVHVGAKDLGTGKEQSIKITASTKLSKEEIEKFVKQAEKFAAEDEKRKEEVEVINQADTLVYATEKSLKEFGDKVSSQERADIESRINDLKQAMKDKNVDSIKRGTEELTKVSHKLAEEIYKKTSAKEQQGKGPGAGQQQSPKGGAEAEGEAGGKKDDVIDAEFTSDDEKGKK; via the coding sequence ATGGCAAAGGTAATAGGTATAGACTTAGGAACATCAAATTCAGCCGCTGCTCACATGGAAGCGGGCAGGCCCGTAATAATTCCATCAGCGGAAGGCGCGGGAGTCGCCAGCGGCAAGGCGTTTCCGTCATTCGTAGCTTTTACCAAAGACGGGCAAAAGCTGGTCGGAGAACCTGCAAGGCGCCAGGCATCGATAAATCCGGAAGGCACGGTCTTCGCGGCAAAGCGGAAGATGGGCACCGACTTCAAGTATAAGGTATACGGGAAGGAATATACGCCGCAGCAGATATCAGCATTTATATTGGCAAAGATCAAACAGGATGCGGAAAACTATCTGGGTGATACGGTAAACGAAGCAGTCATAACCTGCCCCGCGTATTTTAATGATAACCAGCGCCAGGCGACAAAGGACGCGGGCGAGATAGCGGGATTAAAGGTATTGAGAATAATCAATGAGCCGACGGCGGCGTGCCTTGCTTATGGTATCGATAAGGCCGGCAAGGAGCAGAAGATAATGGTATTCGACCTTGGGGGCGGGACGCTCGATGTTACAGTGCTCGAAATGGGCTGGGATGATGAACATAAGGCGGCGACATTCGAGGTCATATCGACAAGCGGCGATACGCAACTCGGCGGTACAGACATGGATAATACGCTCGTTGATTATATTACGAAAGAATTTAAGAAAGATACCGGTATAGATCTAAAGAATGACAAGATGGCGATGCAGAGAGTCAGGGAAGCCGCCGAAAAGGCTAAGGTGGAACTATCGAGCACGATGTCGACGGACCTGAATCTTCCGTTCATCACGGCCGATCAGTCTGGTCCGAAGCATTTGACTACGTCTTTGAACAGGGCAAAGCTCGAAGAGCTTATATCTCCTATTATCGACAGATGCAAGCACCCGATGGAACTGGCACTGTCCGACGCGAAGATAACGGCGAAGAATGTCGATAAAGTAATATTGGTCGGAGGCCCTACCAGGATGCCTATAGTCCAGAAGTTCGTCGAGGATTATGTCGGCAAGAAGATAGAGCGCGGGGTCGATCCTATGGAGTGCGTCGCTTTAGGAGCGGCAATACAGGCGGCTATAATGACCGGCGAGGCGAAAGACGTATTATTACTCGACGTTACGCCTCTGTCGCTCGGCATTGAAACTCTGGGAGGCGTATGTACTCGCCTGATCGAGAGGAACTCTACCATTCCAACACAGAAGAAGCAGGTATTTTCTACCGCCGCGGATAATCAGACGGCCGTTACGATAAGGGTTCTTCAGGGCGAACGCAAGATGGCCGACGATAACGTCGAGCTCGGAAGATTTGATCTTGTGGGAATTCCGCCTGCTCCAAGAGGCATACCCCAGATAGAAGTTTCGTTCGACATTAACCAGGACGGTATAGTTCATGTCGGAGCGAAAGATCTCGGTACAGGAAAAGAGCAGTCAATAAAGATAACCGCCTCAACGAAGCTTTCAAAGGAAGAGATAGAAAAATTCGTTAAACAAGCGGAAAAATTTGCTGCCGAAGATGAAAAGAGAAAAGAAGAGGTCGAGGTCATAAACCAGGCCGACACCTTAGTATACGCTACCGAAAAATCCCTGAAGGAGTTCGGCGATAAGGTCAGCTCACAGGAGCGCGCCGACATAGAGTCGAGGATCAATGATCTGAAGCAGGCGATGAAGGATAAGAATGTCGACAGTATAAAGCGCGGCACCGAAGAGCTCACAAAAGTTTCGCATAAGTTGGCCGAAGAGATATATAAGAAGACGTCGGCGAAGGAACAGCAGGGTAAGGGTCCCGGCGCAGGACAGCAGCAAAGTCCCAAGGGCGGAGCTGAAGCAGAAGGCGAAGCCGGCGGCAAAAAGGACGACGTCATCGACGCAGAATTTACATCGGATGACGAAAAGGGCAAGAAGTAA
- a CDS encoding nucleotide exchange factor GrpE: MPKENDNKGKDIPLLEEMVTIPKKEYEALKVKHDERDAYYDKYVRAHAEFENAKRRIEKEKGDYLKYANESFVIDLLPIVDSLEISEKHIKEAKDFKAVQEGVDMIHLQIQKFLKDIGLDRIKAVGGKFDPNLHEPIDSVDIKDKEEGLIVDELKPGYTFNGRLLRPASVKIVKHGG, from the coding sequence ATGCCCAAAGAAAATGATAATAAGGGGAAAGATATACCCCTGCTCGAAGAGATGGTGACTATCCCCAAGAAGGAGTACGAAGCTCTTAAAGTAAAGCATGATGAGCGCGACGCGTACTATGATAAGTATGTAAGGGCTCACGCTGAATTTGAAAATGCCAAGCGCCGTATCGAAAAAGAAAAAGGTGATTATTTAAAGTATGCCAACGAGTCGTTTGTTATAGATCTATTGCCGATAGTAGACTCACTCGAAATATCGGAAAAACATATAAAGGAGGCCAAGGACTTTAAGGCTGTGCAGGAAGGAGTCGACATGATCCATCTGCAGATCCAGAAATTCTTAAAAGATATTGGACTGGATAGGATAAAGGCTGTCGGCGGGAAGTTCGATCCCAATCTGCACGAACCTATAGACTCGGTCGATATAAAAGATAAGGAAGAAGGTTTAATTGTAGATGAATTGAAGCCGGGCTATACATTTAACGGCAGGTTATTGCGTCCGGCGTCGGTAAAAATAGTAAAACACGGAGGTTAA
- the hflX gene encoding GTPase HflX, with translation MELAITVTIDLKRREEWTPKERSKELVELASSCGAKVVEELIVRREKIEPACYIGKGKAEEIGRLCAEKNISIVVFNNDLSGTQQRNLEEIIGKKVIDRTQLILDIFARRAHSNEGKAQVELAQLMYLLPRLTGKGIQMSRLGGGIGTVGPGEKKLEVDRRRIRSRIFRLEKELENLSARRGMMRKKRDRFSLPTIAIIGYTNVGKSTLINALTKSDVVVQNKLFSTLDPTVRRYTLPDRRNILFVDTVGFIDNLPHNLVEAFKATLEEVVEADLLLHIVDVSHPKAKEQSNAVYKVLEEIGAKDKKIITVLNKIDKVENQIAVDRAVEYFPNSVAISALKREGFDSLIRMISDAQNTVKFA, from the coding sequence TTGGAATTGGCAATAACCGTAACCATTGATCTTAAAAGACGCGAAGAGTGGACTCCGAAAGAACGCTCGAAGGAGCTTGTTGAGCTTGCCTCTTCCTGCGGCGCGAAGGTCGTGGAAGAGCTTATCGTCCGCAGAGAAAAGATAGAACCTGCCTGTTATATAGGCAAGGGCAAGGCCGAAGAGATCGGACGCCTGTGCGCGGAGAAAAATATAAGTATTGTTGTATTCAATAATGATCTTAGCGGCACCCAACAGAGGAATCTGGAAGAGATAATAGGTAAGAAGGTTATAGACAGGACGCAGCTGATACTTGATATATTCGCCAGACGAGCCCATTCTAATGAAGGTAAGGCGCAGGTTGAGTTGGCGCAATTGATGTATTTACTGCCGCGGCTGACAGGCAAGGGCATACAGATGTCAAGGCTCGGAGGCGGTATAGGTACAGTAGGGCCGGGTGAAAAGAAGCTCGAGGTTGACCGGCGCCGTATCAGGTCCAGGATATTCAGGCTTGAAAAAGAGCTTGAGAACTTAAGCGCCAGGCGCGGCATGATGCGTAAAAAAAGAGACAGATTTTCTCTTCCGACCATAGCCATTATAGGATATACGAATGTAGGTAAGTCTACTTTAATAAATGCGCTTACAAAATCAGATGTAGTCGTTCAGAATAAACTTTTCTCCACTCTGGACCCCACCGTGCGCAGGTATACGCTGCCGGACAGAAGAAATATTCTTTTTGTCGATACGGTAGGATTTATAGATAACCTGCCTCACAACCTCGTGGAAGCGTTCAAAGCGACTCTCGAAGAAGTGGTCGAGGCGGACCTGCTCCTGCACATAGTAGATGTGAGTCATCCGAAAGCGAAGGAGCAGTCTAACGCCGTATATAAGGTATTGGAGGAGATAGGCGCCAAAGATAAAAAGATCATCACTGTCCTTAATAAGATAGATAAGGTGGAGAATCAGATAGCGGTAGATAGGGCAGTAGAATATTTTCCTAATTCTGTGGCGATATCGGCATTAAAAAGAGAAGGATTCGACTCTCTGATCAGGATGATATCGGATGCGCAAAATACCGTCAAATTTGCTTGA